In one Nocardioides sp. NBC_00368 genomic region, the following are encoded:
- a CDS encoding acetyl-CoA C-acetyltransferase → MPEAVIVAAARTPIGRANKGSLKDFRPDDLAALITKEAVGKVEGLDPNDIDDLLLGCGLPGGESGNNMGRVVSVLNGWDKVPGATITRYCSSSVQTSRMALHAIKAGEADIIVSAGVETVSRFVKGTSDHLPDTVNHLFDDAQSRTAATAASNEKWHDPREDGLLPDVYIAMGQTAENLATSRGISRQEMDEFGVRSQNLAEKAIADGFWAREITPVTTPDGTVVSADDGPRAGVTLEAISGLKPVFREDGTVTAGNCCALNDGAAAVVVMSDNKAAELGVTPLARIVSTGVSGLSPEIMGLGPVEATRNALKYAGMSIGDIDLVEINEAFAAQVIPSYQDLGIDIDRLNINGGAIAVGHPFGMTGARLQNTMLNSLDWHDKTTGLITMCVGGGQGMAMILERI, encoded by the coding sequence ATGCCTGAGGCAGTCATCGTCGCCGCCGCCCGCACCCCGATCGGGCGAGCCAACAAGGGATCTCTGAAGGACTTCCGTCCCGACGACCTCGCCGCCCTGATCACCAAGGAAGCCGTCGGGAAGGTGGAGGGTCTCGACCCGAACGACATCGACGACCTGCTGCTGGGCTGTGGCCTGCCGGGCGGTGAGTCCGGCAACAACATGGGCCGCGTCGTCTCCGTGCTCAACGGCTGGGACAAGGTTCCCGGCGCGACCATCACCCGCTACTGCTCCTCCTCGGTGCAGACCTCGCGGATGGCGCTGCACGCGATCAAGGCCGGCGAGGCCGACATCATCGTCTCGGCCGGCGTCGAGACCGTGTCCCGCTTCGTCAAGGGCACCTCCGACCACCTGCCCGACACCGTCAACCACCTCTTCGACGACGCGCAGTCGCGGACCGCCGCGACCGCCGCCTCCAACGAGAAGTGGCACGACCCGCGCGAGGACGGCCTGCTGCCCGACGTCTACATCGCCATGGGCCAGACCGCGGAGAACCTCGCGACCTCGCGCGGCATCTCCCGCCAGGAGATGGACGAGTTCGGCGTACGCTCGCAGAACCTCGCCGAGAAGGCCATCGCGGACGGCTTCTGGGCCCGCGAGATCACCCCGGTCACCACCCCTGACGGCACCGTCGTCTCCGCCGACGACGGCCCCCGCGCCGGCGTCACCCTGGAGGCCATCTCCGGCCTCAAGCCGGTCTTCCGCGAGGACGGCACCGTCACCGCCGGCAACTGCTGCGCCCTCAACGACGGCGCGGCGGCCGTCGTGGTCATGTCCGACAACAAGGCCGCCGAGCTCGGCGTCACCCCGCTCGCGCGGATCGTGTCCACCGGTGTCTCCGGCCTCTCCCCCGAGATCATGGGCCTCGGCCCGGTCGAGGCGACCCGGAACGCGCTGAAGTACGCCGGTATGTCGATCGGCGACATCGACCTGGTCGAGATCAACGAGGCCTTCGCGGCCCAGGTGATCCCGTCCTACCAGGACCTCGGCATCGACATCGACCGCCTCAACATCAACGGTGGCGCCATCGCCGTCGGTCACCCCTTCGGCATGACCGGCGCGCGCCTGCAGAACACCATGCTCAACAGCCTCGACTGGCACGACAAGACCACCGGTCTGATCACCATGTGCGTCGGCGGCGGCCAGGGCATGGCCATGATCCTCGAGCGCATCTGA
- a CDS encoding acyl-CoA thioesterase: MRWADLDMLGHVNNVVYVDYLQEARVDMLRTHARSPQTQGLAEGVVVASHQVTYVAPLLFDFTPVYVESWVTDIRAASFTMAYEIFRTEPDGTRKVFLRASTVLAPYVFATESPRRLKPEEKANLEPYLEADPEGWTPKPLALGDPKRLEAGHFPLYVRFSDVDAYGHVNNVKYFEYFQESRVALMQRLRSHRGIDSWPAVVVAQTDVSYHAPILARSEPYDVWSHVSRLGTKSMTIESEIADGDLRLARGQVTLVFYDLESGKAVEPSPEVRAAIESVL; this comes from the coding sequence ATGCGTTGGGCCGACCTCGACATGCTCGGCCACGTCAACAACGTCGTCTACGTCGACTACCTCCAAGAGGCGCGCGTGGACATGTTGCGCACGCATGCCCGAAGCCCGCAGACCCAGGGGCTGGCCGAGGGTGTCGTGGTGGCCAGCCACCAGGTCACGTACGTCGCCCCGCTGCTCTTCGACTTCACGCCGGTCTACGTCGAGTCCTGGGTGACCGACATCCGGGCGGCGAGCTTCACGATGGCCTACGAGATCTTCCGCACCGAGCCGGACGGCACCCGCAAGGTCTTCCTGCGGGCGAGCACGGTCCTGGCGCCGTACGTCTTCGCCACCGAGTCGCCGCGCCGGCTCAAGCCGGAGGAGAAGGCCAACCTCGAGCCCTATCTCGAGGCCGATCCGGAGGGGTGGACGCCGAAGCCGCTCGCCCTGGGCGACCCGAAGCGTCTCGAGGCCGGCCACTTCCCGCTCTACGTCCGGTTCTCCGACGTCGACGCCTACGGGCACGTCAACAACGTGAAGTACTTCGAGTACTTCCAGGAGTCGCGGGTGGCGCTGATGCAGCGGCTCAGGTCGCACCGCGGGATCGACTCCTGGCCGGCGGTCGTCGTCGCGCAGACCGACGTCTCCTACCACGCGCCGATCCTCGCCCGCTCGGAGCCGTACGACGTGTGGAGCCACGTCTCCCGGCTGGGCACGAAGTCGATGACGATCGAGTCCGAGATCGCCGACGGCGATCTCAGGCTCGCCCGTGGGCAGGTCACGCTGGTCTTCTACGACCTGGAGTCCGGGAAGGCCGTCGAGCCGAGCCCCGAGGTGCGCGCGGCGATCGAGAGCGTGCTCTAG
- a CDS encoding MarR family winged helix-turn-helix transcriptional regulator → MGDETRWLDEEQQRSWRALMMGMTLLDDRLDADLRAQFDISLPEYEILVRLSENDGAMRMAQLADSLAHSRSRVTHTITRMERAGLVERRNSAEDGRGVVATLSDRGFALLREAAPVHVTGVRDYLIDLVSPEDFAALGRVMNTVSDHLISDRPGIEMR, encoded by the coding sequence GTGGGTGATGAGACTCGGTGGCTGGACGAAGAGCAACAGCGCTCCTGGCGTGCGCTGATGATGGGGATGACTCTGCTCGATGACCGCCTGGATGCCGATCTACGCGCTCAGTTCGACATCTCGCTGCCGGAGTACGAGATCCTCGTACGTCTCTCCGAGAACGACGGCGCGATGCGGATGGCGCAGCTCGCCGACTCCTTGGCCCACTCGCGCTCCCGGGTCACCCACACGATCACTCGGATGGAGCGTGCCGGGCTCGTCGAGCGCCGCAACTCAGCCGAGGACGGCCGTGGTGTCGTCGCCACGCTGAGCGACCGTGGCTTCGCACTGCTGCGCGAGGCGGCACCGGTCCACGTCACCGGCGTGCGTGACTACCTCATCGATCTGGTCAGTCCGGAGGACTTCGCCGCCCTGGGGCGCGTGATGAACACGGTCTCGGACCACCTCATCAGCGACCGTCCCGGCATCGAGATGCGCTGA